In the genome of Pseudarthrobacter sp. IC2-21, one region contains:
- a CDS encoding FadR/GntR family transcriptional regulator, translating into MKTPKAESPIDRHAALVQSLGLAIAEGSLAPHSIVRLDELEAQHGVSRSVVREAARVLSSKGMLASRRRFGTVVQPEEEWNLYDPQVIRWRLASSRRLEQLQALNELRGAIEPQAARLAAERASWDAGSELVSLAARLWSAGQRGDQEEFLRLDVEFHAAVLGASGNAMFSQLQNLVAEVLTGRAEHGLMPHLPHHEALQLHVDVASSIQRGEAGAAHAAMSRIVEQFAEEVGHIWSEHHAGADQDPSRQAGEPDDAPQRPPSDSRSQPPA; encoded by the coding sequence ATGAAAACCCCAAAGGCGGAGTCTCCCATCGACCGGCATGCAGCGTTGGTTCAGAGCCTGGGACTCGCCATTGCCGAGGGGTCGCTGGCGCCGCATTCGATCGTCCGGCTGGATGAGCTGGAGGCGCAGCACGGCGTGTCCCGTTCCGTGGTCCGGGAAGCGGCGAGGGTCCTGTCGTCCAAGGGCATGCTGGCGTCGCGGCGCCGGTTTGGCACCGTGGTGCAGCCGGAAGAGGAATGGAACCTCTACGACCCCCAGGTGATCCGTTGGCGGCTGGCCTCATCCCGGCGCCTGGAGCAACTCCAGGCGCTGAATGAACTGCGCGGCGCCATCGAGCCGCAGGCCGCCCGGCTCGCCGCTGAGCGTGCCTCCTGGGACGCCGGCAGCGAGCTGGTTTCGCTGGCAGCGCGCCTATGGTCCGCCGGCCAGCGCGGAGACCAGGAGGAATTCCTCCGGCTTGATGTTGAATTCCATGCCGCGGTGCTTGGGGCTTCCGGCAACGCCATGTTTTCCCAGCTCCAGAACCTGGTGGCCGAAGTTCTGACCGGCAGGGCCGAGCACGGCCTCATGCCGCATTTGCCGCACCACGAAGCGTTGCAGCTGCACGTTGATGTGGCCAGTTCCATCCAGCGGGGCGAGGCCGGCGCCGCCCATGCAGCCATGAGCAGGATCGTGGAACAGTTCGCCGAAGAGGTGGGGCACATCTGGTCCGAGCACCACGCGGGCGCAGACCAGGACCCGTCCCGGCAGGCGGGAGAGCCCGACGACGCCCCCCAGCGGCCGCCGTCGGACTCCCGTTCCCAACCGCCCGCTTAA
- a CDS encoding sugar kinase, whose protein sequence is MSSGVDLLTFGESMVSLRSAGPLSAGGSLAMHVAGAESNVAVGVARLGHSVSWAGVIGADPHGEYILRQLRSEGIHVRHRVDAVRSTGVMFLEQRTADLTRAFYYRTGSAGSTLSRDDVDLALNAGPRILHLTGITAALSAAARAAFGYAAERAAAEGVLVSLDVNYRSRLWTRDEARAVLAPLARHADILVASDDELDLVAAAGRGAHPFGGATSDDAEATVALELLDRGVSEVVVKRGAHGAGVHTATGRFETAAVAVTSIDTVGAGDAFTAGYLSAVLDGGDVPARLERGAVMGAFAVSTAGDWEGLPGRDELDLLAATQSGATVR, encoded by the coding sequence GTGAGTTCCGGCGTCGACCTTCTGACCTTCGGCGAGTCCATGGTCTCGCTGCGCTCCGCCGGGCCGCTGTCCGCCGGCGGGAGCCTGGCCATGCACGTGGCCGGTGCGGAATCGAATGTGGCCGTTGGGGTTGCCCGCCTGGGCCACAGCGTCAGCTGGGCCGGGGTCATCGGGGCGGACCCGCATGGCGAGTACATCCTCCGGCAGTTGCGCTCGGAGGGGATCCACGTCCGGCACCGGGTGGACGCGGTCCGAAGCACCGGGGTGATGTTCCTGGAGCAGCGGACGGCCGACCTCACCCGGGCGTTCTACTACCGCACCGGTTCCGCCGGTTCCACGCTCAGCCGGGACGACGTCGATCTCGCTTTGAACGCCGGCCCGCGTATCCTGCACCTGACCGGCATCACCGCCGCCCTCAGCGCCGCGGCGCGGGCAGCGTTCGGGTATGCGGCCGAGCGCGCCGCGGCGGAGGGCGTGCTGGTTTCCCTCGACGTGAACTACCGCAGCAGGCTCTGGACCCGGGACGAGGCGCGTGCCGTCCTGGCCCCGCTCGCCCGGCATGCGGACATCCTGGTCGCGTCCGACGACGAACTGGACCTCGTGGCAGCCGCTGGCCGGGGTGCCCATCCCTTTGGTGGCGCCACGTCCGACGACGCCGAGGCAACCGTTGCCCTCGAGCTCCTGGACCGCGGGGTCAGCGAAGTGGTAGTCAAGCGGGGTGCCCACGGAGCGGGCGTCCACACGGCCACCGGGCGGTTCGAGACGGCCGCCGTGGCCGTAACCAGCATCGACACTGTTGGCGCCGGGGATGCATTCACCGCCGGCTACCTCTCCGCCGTGCTTGACGGCGGCGACGTGCCGGCGAGGCTCGAACGCGGCGCGGTGATGGGGGCTTTCGCCGTCAGCACCGCCGGGGACTGGGAAGGGCTGCCCGGCCGGGATGAGCTGGACTTGCTTGCCGCCACCCAGAGCGGCGCCACCGTCCGCTGA
- a CDS encoding NAD(P)-dependent oxidoreductase gives MRIAVTGGSGKLGRHVVRRLNDDGHQVLNLDRTGERNPGLAIVDLRDYGQVLDVLLGLDDRHNGFDAVVHLGAIPAPGIIPDAATFENNMLSTYNVFQAARRAGIKKVVYASSETVLGLPFDVDPPYIPVDEEYPARPESTYSLVKHLEEQMAIQLTRWDPDLSITGLRFSNVMDPEDYERFPEFDADAASRKWNLWGYIDGRDGAQAVARALEHGKPGFEAFIVANADTVMSRSSASLVAEVFPNVQVTRELGEHETLLSIDKAKRLLGFKPEHSWRSYHPSRRTPTED, from the coding sequence ATGAGAATTGCAGTAACCGGTGGAAGCGGAAAGCTCGGGCGGCATGTGGTCCGCAGGCTCAATGATGACGGACACCAGGTCCTCAACCTGGACCGGACAGGTGAAAGGAACCCGGGACTCGCCATCGTGGACCTGCGAGACTACGGCCAGGTATTGGATGTGCTGCTGGGCCTGGACGACAGGCACAACGGGTTCGACGCCGTCGTCCATCTGGGGGCGATCCCGGCGCCGGGCATCATTCCGGACGCCGCCACGTTCGAGAACAACATGCTCTCCACCTATAACGTCTTCCAGGCGGCACGGCGGGCTGGCATCAAGAAGGTGGTTTACGCCTCGAGCGAGACCGTGCTGGGGCTGCCTTTCGACGTTGACCCGCCCTACATCCCGGTGGATGAGGAGTACCCTGCCCGGCCCGAAAGCACCTACTCCCTGGTCAAGCACCTTGAGGAGCAGATGGCCATCCAGCTGACCCGGTGGGATCCCGATCTGAGCATCACCGGCCTGCGGTTTTCCAACGTGATGGACCCGGAGGACTACGAACGGTTCCCGGAGTTCGACGCGGACGCCGCCTCCCGGAAGTGGAATCTCTGGGGGTACATTGACGGACGCGACGGGGCCCAGGCGGTAGCAAGGGCGCTGGAACACGGCAAGCCGGGTTTTGAAGCGTTCATCGTAGCCAACGCAGACACTGTGATGTCCCGGTCCAGCGCCAGCCTCGTGGCGGAGGTGTTCCCCAACGTGCAGGTGACCAGGGAACTGGGCGAGCACGAGACCTTGCTCTCCATCGACAAGGCCAAACGGCTGCTCGGATTCAAACCCGAACATTCATGGCGTTCGTACCACCCGAGCCGCCGCACGCCGACCGAGGACTGA
- a CDS encoding DUF488 domain-containing protein yields MTPSVPHLPLLTVGHGTTAQEDFKALLASAGVQSLVDVRIAPGSRKFPHFGKDLLTQWLPEAGVSYRWEQRLGGFRKLPPDSPDVALRNESFRAYAAYMRSPEFSLALDELLAQAAQEPVAIMCSETVWWRCHRRLISDHVLLLRHVDVRHVMPGGRLAPHQPTSGVRVNGSELVYDAGT; encoded by the coding sequence ATGACGCCTTCCGTGCCACACCTGCCGCTGCTGACCGTTGGCCACGGCACCACCGCCCAGGAGGACTTCAAGGCCCTGCTGGCTTCGGCGGGAGTCCAATCCCTGGTGGACGTCCGCATTGCTCCCGGAAGCCGGAAGTTTCCGCACTTCGGCAAGGACCTGCTGACGCAATGGCTGCCAGAGGCGGGCGTGTCCTACCGTTGGGAGCAGCGGCTCGGCGGATTCCGCAAGCTGCCACCGGATTCCCCGGACGTGGCACTGCGCAACGAATCGTTCCGGGCCTACGCCGCGTACATGCGGTCGCCGGAATTTTCCCTGGCCCTTGACGAGCTCCTGGCACAGGCAGCACAGGAGCCCGTGGCCATCATGTGCAGCGAGACCGTGTGGTGGCGGTGTCACCGCCGGCTCATCTCTGACCACGTGCTGCTCCTCCGCCACGTGGACGTGCGGCACGTGATGCCCGGCGGAAGACTGGCGCCCCACCAGCCCACCTCCGGCGTGCGGGTCAACGGGAGCGAACTGGTTTACGACGCCGGGACCTAG
- a CDS encoding carbohydrate ABC transporter permease, whose protein sequence is MSVLTQNQTSAGQPLRRPRKPLGTRAYKVFRVVALIAVVLFLIAPLIWMLLASLKTNVDIYDTAKSFIFSPTFENYANVLQRNNYFVFIFNSFWVAFVSTALSLVLGVPAAYAMSRFTMHRSALVVLMARVIPGVSLLVPWYYVFSNLKMVGGFEVLILSHMFVALPLIVYIMMSYFDSLPLELEESAQVDGLTPIGAFQRITLPLSVAGMATAGILSFIFSWNNFMFALVLSGSKTKTLPVAIFDFVSYASIDWGGLMAAATVVTIPIMIIALFTQKYIVSGMTAGATKG, encoded by the coding sequence ATGAGCGTCCTGACCCAAAACCAGACGTCCGCGGGGCAGCCGCTCCGCCGCCCCAGGAAACCCCTCGGGACCCGTGCCTACAAGGTGTTCCGCGTGGTGGCGCTGATCGCTGTGGTCCTGTTCCTGATCGCACCCCTGATCTGGATGCTGCTCGCCTCGCTGAAGACCAATGTGGACATTTACGACACCGCCAAATCGTTCATCTTCAGCCCCACGTTCGAGAATTACGCGAACGTCCTCCAGCGCAACAACTACTTCGTCTTCATCTTCAACAGTTTCTGGGTGGCGTTCGTTTCCACGGCCCTCTCGCTGGTGCTGGGCGTCCCGGCCGCGTACGCCATGAGCCGGTTCACCATGCACCGTTCCGCCCTGGTGGTCCTGATGGCCCGCGTCATTCCCGGCGTTTCGCTGTTGGTGCCCTGGTACTACGTGTTCTCCAACCTGAAAATGGTGGGCGGCTTCGAGGTGCTGATCCTCAGCCACATGTTCGTGGCGCTGCCTCTGATCGTGTACATCATGATGAGCTACTTCGATTCCCTCCCGCTGGAACTGGAGGAATCGGCCCAGGTGGACGGTCTCACCCCCATCGGCGCGTTCCAGCGCATCACGCTGCCGCTCTCGGTCGCGGGTATGGCCACCGCGGGCATCCTGAGCTTCATATTCTCGTGGAACAACTTCATGTTCGCCCTGGTGTTGTCCGGGTCCAAGACCAAGACGCTGCCCGTGGCCATCTTCGACTTCGTCTCCTACGCCAGCATCGACTGGGGTGGACTCATGGCGGCGGCCACCGTGGTGACCATCCCCATCATGATCATTGCGCTCTTCACGCAGAAATACATCGTGTCCGGCATGACCGCCGGCGCCACCAAGGGCTAG
- a CDS encoding sugar ABC transporter substrate-binding protein yields the protein MKRRSVVKYAAVAAALSLGLTACGGSGSSDAKGSGTVRVTLANHVWTEGIKAAIPEFEKSSGLKVELTQLGEDQLSDQYNVKLNAGSDEIDVMMYRPLQEGKAFAKNGYLADLTSKVSSDSNWDWKDYQEGPVKATTADGKVVGVPIITEREVLYYRKDLLKAAGLEVPKTMEELEAAAKAIKAANPDTAGFVARTGKSAAVTQFSSFLYSFGGDFTDSSGKSTVNSDAAKKAYAFYGGLIKNYGPANVSTDMSWPEAMAIFTQGKAAFYTEADSLYKNATDPAKSKVADSVGFAALPAGPAGSKPYNIPSWGLAVNQASANQDNAWKFIEWATSKERTLAAQKAGVPGPRASVWANSEGTSTYPKDLAEAIAVSAKNGVGHDRPQVVTVGKAREIVGEPIVASITGADASAAADSAHEAFQKFLDSEKK from the coding sequence ATGAAGCGACGTTCAGTAGTGAAGTATGCGGCAGTGGCCGCCGCGCTCTCGCTGGGGCTGACAGCCTGCGGCGGCAGCGGCAGCAGCGACGCAAAGGGATCGGGAACAGTCCGCGTGACGCTGGCCAACCACGTCTGGACCGAAGGCATCAAGGCAGCCATCCCCGAATTTGAGAAGTCCAGCGGCCTCAAGGTCGAGCTGACCCAGCTCGGTGAAGACCAGCTCTCGGACCAGTACAACGTCAAGCTCAACGCCGGCAGCGACGAGATCGACGTGATGATGTATCGTCCGCTCCAGGAAGGCAAGGCGTTCGCTAAGAACGGCTACCTCGCGGACCTGACCAGCAAGGTGTCCTCGGATTCCAACTGGGACTGGAAGGACTACCAGGAGGGCCCGGTCAAGGCCACCACTGCTGACGGCAAGGTGGTGGGTGTCCCCATCATCACCGAGCGTGAGGTCCTTTACTACCGCAAGGACCTGCTGAAGGCCGCCGGCCTTGAAGTTCCCAAGACGATGGAAGAGCTCGAAGCGGCCGCCAAGGCCATCAAGGCAGCAAACCCGGACACCGCCGGATTCGTGGCCCGCACCGGCAAGTCCGCGGCCGTCACCCAGTTCTCCAGCTTCCTCTACAGCTTCGGTGGCGATTTCACCGATTCCAGCGGCAAATCCACCGTCAATTCGGATGCTGCCAAGAAGGCCTACGCCTTCTACGGCGGACTGATCAAGAACTACGGCCCGGCCAATGTCAGCACCGACATGAGCTGGCCCGAGGCCATGGCCATCTTCACCCAGGGCAAGGCGGCCTTCTACACCGAGGCTGATTCGCTCTACAAGAACGCCACCGACCCGGCCAAGTCCAAGGTTGCTGATTCGGTTGGGTTCGCTGCCCTGCCCGCCGGCCCCGCCGGTTCCAAGCCGTACAACATCCCGTCATGGGGCCTCGCAGTCAACCAGGCTTCGGCCAACCAGGACAACGCCTGGAAGTTCATCGAATGGGCCACCAGCAAGGAACGCACCCTCGCGGCGCAGAAGGCCGGCGTCCCCGGACCCCGCGCCTCTGTTTGGGCCAACTCTGAAGGCACGTCCACGTACCCGAAGGACCTTGCCGAGGCCATCGCAGTCAGCGCCAAGAACGGCGTCGGCCACGACCGTCCCCAGGTAGTCACGGTGGGCAAGGCACGTGAAATCGTTGGCGAGCCGATCGTTGCCAGCATCACCGGCGCGGACGCTTCCGCTGCCGCTGACTCGGCCCACGAGGCCTTCCAGAAGTTCCTGGACAGCGAAAAGAAGTAA
- the dgoD gene encoding galactonate dehydratase, which produces MTIISRIETFLVAPRWLFVRIETDSGIVGWGEATCEGRSETVRTAVEQLSELLIGNDALRIEDHWQVMTKGSFYRGGPILASAVSGLDQALWDIAGKHFNTPVHQLLGGHVRDRIRMYGWVGGDEPNEVADQISAQLEVGLTAVKMNASGRMSPVASVAEIDGVIRRVAAAREVLGEHRDVAVDFHGRFSLANARRVAPLLEPYRPFFLEEPVVPENTHLLREFTSSTTTPVSTGERLYNRQEFLPALQAGIAVAQPDLSHAGGITEVRKIASLAEIYDVQLAPHCPLGPLALAACLQVGFATPNFLIQEQSIGIHYNKGAEVLDYVVDKTPLKFVDGHIERLTGPGLGIEIDEAVVRAADKRGHAWRGPVWRHADGAFAEW; this is translated from the coding sequence ATGACCATCATCAGCAGAATCGAAACCTTCCTGGTCGCACCCCGGTGGCTGTTTGTGCGGATCGAGACGGACAGCGGAATCGTCGGCTGGGGCGAGGCAACCTGCGAGGGGCGCAGCGAAACGGTGCGCACCGCCGTCGAACAGCTCTCGGAGCTGCTGATCGGCAACGATGCCCTCCGGATCGAGGACCACTGGCAGGTCATGACCAAGGGCTCCTTCTACCGGGGCGGGCCCATCCTGGCCAGCGCGGTTTCCGGGCTGGACCAGGCACTATGGGACATCGCCGGCAAGCACTTCAACACCCCGGTGCATCAGCTCCTGGGCGGCCATGTCCGCGACCGGATCCGGATGTACGGCTGGGTGGGCGGGGATGAGCCCAACGAGGTGGCGGACCAGATCAGCGCCCAGCTGGAAGTGGGCCTCACCGCCGTCAAGATGAACGCCAGCGGCCGGATGAGTCCGGTCGCCTCGGTGGCAGAGATCGACGGCGTCATCCGCCGTGTTGCCGCGGCCCGCGAAGTGCTGGGGGAGCACCGCGACGTGGCAGTGGATTTCCACGGCCGCTTCAGCCTGGCCAACGCCCGGCGGGTGGCGCCGCTGCTGGAGCCGTACCGGCCGTTCTTCCTTGAGGAGCCGGTGGTGCCGGAGAACACGCACCTGCTGCGCGAATTCACCTCCTCCACCACCACACCGGTTTCCACCGGTGAGCGGCTATACAACCGGCAGGAATTCCTGCCGGCGCTGCAGGCCGGCATCGCCGTGGCACAGCCGGATCTCTCCCACGCCGGCGGCATCACGGAGGTGCGCAAGATCGCCTCGCTCGCGGAAATCTACGACGTCCAGCTCGCCCCGCACTGCCCGCTCGGCCCCCTGGCCCTGGCGGCCTGCCTGCAGGTTGGCTTCGCCACGCCCAACTTTCTGATCCAGGAACAAAGCATCGGCATCCACTACAACAAGGGCGCCGAAGTGCTGGACTACGTGGTGGACAAGACCCCGCTGAAGTTCGTGGATGGCCACATTGAACGGCTGACCGGACCGGGCCTCGGCATCGAAATCGACGAAGCGGTGGTCCGCGCCGCGGACAAGCGCGGCCACGCCTGGCGCGGGCCGGTCTGGCGCCACGCGGACGGAGCCTTTGCAGAATGGTGA
- a CDS encoding bifunctional 4-hydroxy-2-oxoglutarate aldolase/2-dehydro-3-deoxy-phosphogluconate aldolase — translation MNAVSPETLLAGIKEARLVAIVRGTAGAAAAKAALAAMEEGFRFVEIALTTPGALDAIREVRAAAPAGCYVGGGTVLTARDVDNVAEAGGQFMVTPALAASIAESARQGIPVLAGALTPSEAYEAMNRGATAVKMFPASIGGPGYLKALRDPFPGIPFIPVGGVGLDEAAGYWETGAVAVGLGGPLFGTAGSGGDLAPMRERARAFVDLAAAFNRRAAAGAAGAGTR, via the coding sequence ATGAATGCTGTCAGCCCCGAAACCCTGCTCGCCGGAATCAAGGAGGCCAGGCTCGTGGCCATCGTCCGGGGCACGGCCGGTGCGGCCGCCGCGAAGGCGGCCCTCGCCGCGATGGAGGAAGGCTTCCGGTTCGTCGAAATCGCCCTGACCACGCCCGGTGCCCTTGACGCGATCCGTGAGGTACGGGCCGCGGCGCCCGCCGGCTGCTACGTCGGCGGGGGAACGGTGCTGACGGCGCGGGACGTGGACAACGTGGCAGAGGCGGGCGGCCAGTTCATGGTGACGCCGGCGCTGGCCGCATCTATCGCCGAGTCCGCCCGGCAGGGGATTCCCGTCCTGGCCGGCGCCCTCACCCCGAGTGAGGCGTACGAGGCGATGAACCGCGGCGCCACGGCGGTCAAAATGTTTCCCGCGTCCATCGGCGGCCCCGGTTACCTGAAGGCCCTGCGCGACCCGTTCCCCGGAATCCCCTTTATCCCGGTGGGCGGGGTGGGCCTCGATGAAGCTGCAGGATATTGGGAAACGGGAGCGGTCGCCGTCGGGCTCGGCGGGCCGCTGTTTGGTACCGCCGGCTCCGGCGGCGACCTCGCGCCCATGCGGGAGCGTGCCCGGGCGTTTGTGGATCTCGCAGCCGCTTTCAACCGCCGGGCCGCCGCAGGCGCGGCGGGAGCAGGCACACGGTGA
- a CDS encoding adenylate kinase produces MTRLLIIGPPGSGKGTQAVHIARHFKVPAVSTGEIFRTNVSAETPLGQEAAQYLDDGAFVPDHLTNALVRERLRDSDVRPGFLLDGYPRTAPQVMELDNMLASLGHRLDAVVELRAPDSELEQRMIQRAKEQGRKDDTVDVFRRRLELYHRETHEVVSVYAGRGMVVSVDGSGEPGAITERAIAAVEKFLAAGVAP; encoded by the coding sequence ATGACCAGACTGCTCATCATCGGGCCGCCCGGCTCCGGCAAGGGAACTCAGGCGGTCCACATCGCCAGGCATTTCAAGGTCCCTGCCGTATCCACGGGCGAAATCTTCAGGACCAATGTCAGCGCGGAGACGCCGCTGGGCCAGGAGGCAGCGCAGTATCTCGACGACGGCGCTTTTGTCCCCGATCATCTCACCAACGCGCTGGTCCGGGAGCGTCTGCGTGACAGCGACGTCCGGCCCGGGTTCCTGCTGGATGGGTATCCCCGCACGGCACCTCAGGTCATGGAACTGGACAACATGCTCGCCTCGCTCGGCCACCGGCTTGACGCGGTTGTTGAACTCCGCGCCCCGGATTCCGAACTCGAGCAGCGGATGATCCAGCGCGCCAAGGAACAGGGGCGCAAGGATGACACCGTGGACGTGTTCCGGCGCCGGCTGGAACTGTACCACCGCGAAACCCACGAAGTGGTGTCGGTTTATGCCGGTCGGGGCATGGTGGTATCGGTGGACGGCAGCGGGGAGCCCGGTGCCATTACCGAACGGGCAATTGCCGCCGTCGAAAAGTTCCTTGCAGCAGGAGTAGCACCATGA
- a CDS encoding sugar ABC transporter permease, with product MTSPRSAARNSGRAPNGREKFSDWANAHRKWLFAAPAMAFVGVLIVFPLAWTLYLSLTDSQGSVRAATEFIGLENYLTVLSDVERFWPAVGRTLTFTGIALVCEVVLGMGIALLLWRPFRGEKWVRVAILLPLVATPVAVGMMWRLIFDPNIGFANQLLAAVGIPAQPWLSGQDTALGTTIFMDVWQWTPMVVLILLAGLTSLSEEPDEAARMDGANAFQRFFFITLPLMMPTVIVAILLRGIDALKTFDILYATKGKGGGSFHEVETLNVYAYGLSFDYNQYGLSSAVLILFFMIIIGSMWLLTMRKKAVSK from the coding sequence ATGACTTCTCCCCGCAGCGCAGCCCGGAATTCAGGCCGTGCCCCCAACGGCCGCGAAAAATTCTCCGACTGGGCCAACGCACACCGGAAATGGCTATTCGCCGCCCCGGCCATGGCCTTCGTGGGCGTCCTGATCGTGTTCCCGCTGGCCTGGACCCTGTACCTGAGCCTCACCGACTCGCAGGGATCCGTCCGGGCGGCCACCGAGTTCATCGGCCTGGAAAACTACCTGACCGTCCTGTCCGACGTCGAACGCTTCTGGCCCGCGGTGGGCCGCACCCTGACCTTCACCGGCATTGCCCTGGTCTGCGAAGTGGTTCTGGGCATGGGCATCGCGCTGCTGCTCTGGCGGCCGTTCCGCGGCGAGAAGTGGGTGCGCGTGGCCATCCTGCTGCCGCTCGTGGCAACGCCGGTGGCCGTGGGCATGATGTGGCGGCTGATCTTCGATCCCAACATCGGCTTCGCGAACCAGCTGCTCGCCGCCGTGGGAATTCCGGCGCAGCCCTGGCTCTCAGGCCAGGACACCGCGCTGGGCACCACCATCTTCATGGACGTGTGGCAATGGACCCCCATGGTGGTCCTCATCCTGCTGGCCGGCCTGACGTCGCTCTCCGAGGAGCCCGATGAGGCGGCCCGGATGGACGGCGCCAACGCGTTCCAGCGCTTCTTCTTCATCACCCTTCCCCTCATGATGCCCACGGTGATCGTGGCCATCCTGCTCCGGGGCATCGACGCCCTGAAGACCTTTGACATCCTGTACGCCACCAAGGGCAAGGGCGGCGGCTCCTTCCACGAGGTGGAGACCCTGAACGTCTACGCCTATGGCCTGAGCTTCGACTACAACCAGTACGGGCTGTCCTCCGCGGTGCTGATCCTGTTCTTCATGATCATCATCGGCTCCATGTGGCTGCTGACCATGCGCAAGAAAGCGGTAAGCAAATGA
- a CDS encoding oxidoreductase produces the protein MATWLITGCSTGLGRALAQAVLAHGHNAVVTARNVTTVEDIAAAHPDRALALPLDVTDRARITSAVEQAKARFGGIDVLVNNAGYGYRAAVEEADDADIRQLFDTNVFGTVDMIKAVLPDMRARRSGAIINISSIGARIKPAGSGYYSATKAAVEGLSGSLHKELQPLGISVTAVEPGAFRTDFAGRSLTQSAKPIDDYAETAGKRRKENDTVDGTQPGDPARAAEAIIAIVESAEPPALLVLGTDAVGAFAAVAEAERADLDRWRELSLSTDIQANPGRGLTPGQR, from the coding sequence ATGGCTACCTGGCTCATCACAGGCTGCTCAACCGGCCTCGGCCGCGCCCTCGCCCAGGCCGTCCTCGCGCACGGGCACAACGCCGTCGTCACGGCCCGCAACGTCACCACCGTGGAGGACATCGCGGCGGCCCATCCGGACAGGGCGTTGGCCCTGCCCCTCGACGTCACCGATCGGGCCCGGATCACATCGGCCGTGGAGCAGGCCAAAGCCCGCTTCGGAGGGATCGACGTGCTGGTTAACAACGCCGGATACGGCTACCGCGCCGCGGTTGAAGAAGCGGACGACGCCGACATCCGGCAACTGTTCGATACAAACGTTTTTGGCACCGTGGACATGATCAAGGCCGTCCTTCCGGACATGCGGGCCAGGAGGTCCGGCGCCATCATCAACATTTCGTCCATCGGAGCCCGAATCAAGCCCGCAGGTTCCGGCTACTACTCCGCCACCAAGGCGGCTGTGGAGGGCCTGTCCGGTTCCCTGCACAAGGAGCTTCAGCCGCTCGGGATCAGCGTCACGGCCGTGGAGCCCGGCGCCTTCCGAACGGACTTCGCCGGCCGGTCACTCACCCAGTCGGCGAAGCCAATCGACGATTACGCCGAGACGGCGGGTAAACGCCGCAAGGAGAACGACACCGTTGACGGTACCCAGCCGGGAGACCCGGCCAGGGCCGCCGAAGCCATCATTGCCATTGTCGAAAGCGCCGAGCCGCCGGCTTTGCTGGTGCTGGGCACGGACGCCGTCGGCGCCTTTGCCGCCGTGGCAGAGGCAGAACGCGCCGACCTGGACCGGTGGCGCGAGCTCAGCCTCAGCACGGACATCCAGGCCAATCCGGGTCGCGGCCTCACACCAGGGCAGCGTTAG
- a CDS encoding GAF and ANTAR domain-containing protein: protein MAGESTANTAPSITDHLHEELLNSTDVEEFLAELARVSARTLCVPGDEVLCGITLLRQRKAATVASSADPAQVISQLEYQSSDSPGITAAEGHRTVHVPDLGDEDRWPGYSAAVLAHGVRSVLAIPFELEGETKATLLLYSHRAGRFEGRILETAEDFVRQTSLALRLAVRFAHYSDTAAHLRATLESRTVIDVAVGIIMAQNRCSQQAAFSLLKAASSTRNSKLHTVAAAVVNALGHGPAETHYDE, encoded by the coding sequence GTGGCCGGCGAGTCGACAGCAAATACAGCTCCATCAATTACTGATCACCTGCATGAAGAACTCCTCAACAGCACCGATGTTGAGGAGTTCCTGGCCGAACTGGCGCGCGTATCAGCGCGCACCCTTTGCGTGCCCGGTGACGAAGTGCTGTGCGGCATTACTCTCCTGCGCCAGCGCAAGGCCGCCACGGTGGCAAGCAGCGCTGATCCCGCCCAAGTGATCAGCCAGCTGGAGTACCAGTCCAGCGACAGCCCCGGCATCACTGCGGCCGAGGGCCACCGCACCGTCCATGTCCCCGACCTGGGAGACGAGGACCGCTGGCCCGGGTACTCCGCAGCGGTGCTGGCCCATGGCGTCCGGTCCGTGCTGGCGATTCCCTTCGAGCTGGAGGGCGAAACCAAAGCCACCCTGCTCCTGTACTCCCACCGTGCCGGCCGCTTTGAGGGCCGCATCCTCGAAACCGCCGAGGACTTTGTCCGCCAGACGTCCCTGGCCCTGCGCCTGGCGGTCCGTTTCGCGCATTACAGTGACACCGCGGCCCACCTGCGTGCCACCCTTGAGAGCCGCACCGTGATCGACGTGGCTGTGGGCATCATCATGGCCCAAAACCGGTGCAGCCAGCAGGCGGCTTTCAGTCTTCTCAAGGCCGCCTCCAGCACCCGCAACTCCAAGCTGCACACCGTCGCCGCCGCCGTGGTCAACGCCCTGGGACACGGCCCTGCGGAAACCCACTATGACGAGTAA